A window of Thermodesulforhabdaceae bacterium genomic DNA:
TCCCTCCTCACCATTTCACCTTCGCCGTCTAATTAGATGAATGCTTCTGGCCGGTATTCCCCAAATACCTCACGCCAGACATCACAAATCTCTCCAACCGTAGCTTTGGCTTTTACAGCCTCAATGACGGCTGGCATTACATTTTCGCTGCTAAGAGAAACTTCGCGAAGTTTTTCTAGAGCATCTTTCCATTTCTTTTGATCTCTGGATGCTCTTAAGGCTTTTACTTTTTCGGCTTCTCGCCGTCCTACCTCCATATCTACCTTCAAAAGATTGGTGGGAGGTGGCTCGTCCATCACATACTTATTCACTCCAACATAGACTCTCTCTCCGGACTCAATTTCTTTCTGGAAGCGATAGGCGCTTTCCTGAATTTCTTTCTGGATAAATCCCTGTTCGATGGCGGCCAGGGTGCCTCCCATTTCATCAATCTTTTTGAGATATTTTTCCACCTCTTCCTCTATTTTGTTTGTAAGAGCCTCAATGTAATATGAACCGGCGAAGGGATCTATTGTATCAGCTGCTCCGCTTTCTTCTGCGATGATTTGTTGAGTTCTAAGAGCTACGGTAACCGCCTGTTCTGTAGGAAGGCACAAAGCCTCATCGTAGGAATTCGTATGAAGCGATTGACATCCTCCCGCTCCGGCTGCGAAGGCTTGCAGTGCTACTCGAACAATATTGTTAAGGGGTTGTTGAGCGGTTAGGGTTACTCCACCAGTCTGAACATGGTAGCGTAGCATCATGGAGCGAGGATCCTTGGCTCCAAAACGTTCCTTCATAATCTTTGCCCAGCATCGTCTAGCTGCTCGGAATTTTGCCACCTCTTCGAATACATTTGTAAAAGCGTTGAAGAAGAAACTCAATCGAGGTGCAAACTTATCCACGGCAAGCCCTCTATCGAGACAAGCCTGAACGTAAGCTATACCATCAGCTAATGTAAAGGCGACCTCCTGAACGGCTGTTGATCCCGCTTCTCGGATGTGGTAACCGCTGATGCTTATAGAATTCCACTTTGGCACATGCTTAAAACAATACTCAATAAGGTCCACTGTAAGTCTCATACTGGGACCCGGTGGAAATATATACTGCCCTCTCACTGTGTATTCTTTGAGAATATCATTTTGCACCGTGCCACCCACTTTGTCGAAAGTAACTCCCTGTTCTTCGGCAATGGCAAGATACATGGCGAGAAGAACCGTAGCGGGGGCGTTTATCGTCATGGAAGTAGTAACTTTATCCAAAGGTATGCCGTCAAAAAGCACTTTCATATCCTCAATGGAGTCTATTGCAACTCCAACTTTTCCTACTTCCCCCACGGCTAAAGGATGATCGCTATCATAGCCAGATTGAGTGGGGAGATCAAAGGCTACACTTAATCCCGTCTGTCCCTGTTCTAACAAATATTTAAATCTCTTGTTGGTTTCTACAGCACTTCCAAATCCAGCATATTGTCGCATAGTCCATAGGCGACCTCTATACATTGTTGGCTGAACGCCTCGAGTGAAGGGATAGGAGCCTGGATAACCTAGGTCTCGATCATAATCCAAATTAGCTATGTCTAGAGGAGTATAAAGCTTTTCAACGGTCGTTCCAGAGATAGTCGTGAAAGCCTTTTTCCGTTCTGGAGCCTTTGCCAGGGTTGGATTAAGAACCTTTTCCTCCCACTGCTTCTTGCTGTTGGCAATGCTTTCAAGTTTTTCCTTGGAAATCATGCCTCCCTCCTCATTTAAGAAAAACTGTGGACAACTCGATAAAACACAATACAATGACAGAGTGCAATTTCAAAAATGCTGAAAAATGTTCAAGTTCCACAAACTTTATATATTTCTTTAGAAAAATTGTAAAAGAAAAAACGCTAACATACTAGAGGAGACAGGTAAGAAATGAAGCTTTGTGACTTGCTAGAAAAGGTCAAAAAAGAAGTCGATTTTACAAAGGTAGGAATGTTTGCTTGTCATAATGGAGTGGTTCGAGGAACTACTAGAGATGGTAAAGTTGCTTCGAAGCTTTATATTTCATGTAATCGAGAAAGATGGGAATCAATTCTTTCTGAGATGAGAACCAGACCTGGAATTAGCGCAGTGGAAGCATATCTTCACGAAGGTGAGCGAAAAGTCGGTGACGATGTGCTTCTTATTGTAGTTGCTGGAGATATCAGAGAACATGTGCTTCCTGTTTTGGAGGAAACTCTTAACAGGCTGAAAAGTGAAGCGGTGATAAAAAAGGAAGAAGTTGTTACATGAAGCTTATTCTAGTATTCGCAAAAATCTTACATAATTGCTTCGAATTAAAAGGCTTCTGAGTTTTTCAGTGTTCTCTTAAGGGAGGGTAGACCTGTTAAACATTTATTGACTGGTTTTTGTTGAAATTTTTTCTTGACCAGTCATAAATGAAAGGTGTAATTATTCTTCGATACCTAACGTTCGGTAGTTAAAAGCGAGAAAGACCATGCCCGAAAATAGCTCAACAAAAAAAGAACTTTTTCGAGTTGCCGCAAAGCTCTTCAAAGAAAAGGGCTATCGAGCTACCTCCATGCAGGATATCGCTTCTCAGCTTGGCATACAAAAGCCCTCCATCTACTACTACATATCTTCTAAAGAGGATCTGTTAAAAGAAATTGCCCAAGTTACAATGAAAATGCTCATAGATGCCATTGAGCGAATAGTTTTTTCAGACATGTCTCCAAGGGAAAAAATAGAAAAAATTATCGAATCCCACGTGAAACTCATATGCGAAAACCTTGATCTTTTTACTGTAAGCCTCCGTGAGATTAA
This region includes:
- a CDS encoding methylmalonyl-CoA mutase family protein, which translates into the protein MISKEKLESIANSKKQWEEKVLNPTLAKAPERKKAFTTISGTTVEKLYTPLDIANLDYDRDLGYPGSYPFTRGVQPTMYRGRLWTMRQYAGFGSAVETNKRFKYLLEQGQTGLSVAFDLPTQSGYDSDHPLAVGEVGKVGVAIDSIEDMKVLFDGIPLDKVTTSMTINAPATVLLAMYLAIAEEQGVTFDKVGGTVQNDILKEYTVRGQYIFPPGPSMRLTVDLIEYCFKHVPKWNSISISGYHIREAGSTAVQEVAFTLADGIAYVQACLDRGLAVDKFAPRLSFFFNAFTNVFEEVAKFRAARRCWAKIMKERFGAKDPRSMMLRYHVQTGGVTLTAQQPLNNIVRVALQAFAAGAGGCQSLHTNSYDEALCLPTEQAVTVALRTQQIIAEESGAADTIDPFAGSYYIEALTNKIEEEVEKYLKKIDEMGGTLAAIEQGFIQKEIQESAYRFQKEIESGERVYVGVNKYVMDEPPPTNLLKVDMEVGRREAEKVKALRASRDQKKWKDALEKLREVSLSSENVMPAVIEAVKAKATVGEICDVWREVFGEYRPEAFI
- a CDS encoding molybdenum cofactor biosynthesis protein MoaE, which codes for MKLCDLLEKVKKEVDFTKVGMFACHNGVVRGTTRDGKVASKLYISCNRERWESILSEMRTRPGISAVEAYLHEGERKVGDDVLLIVVAGDIREHVLPVLEETLNRLKSEAVIKKEEVVT
- a CDS encoding TetR/AcrR family transcriptional regulator, with amino-acid sequence MPENSSTKKELFRVAAKLFKEKGYRATSMQDIASQLGIQKPSIYYYISSKEDLLKEIAQVTMKMLIDAIERIVFSDMSPREKIEKIIESHVKLICENLDLFTVSLREINPINAESFWPDVVALRDRYENYVRNIIRIGKESGVLKKDIDEKLAGFALLGTLNWTIRWYSPQGDKRPEEIAEAWKKIFMEGFLA